tctctctctctctccttttctctctctctctctccctctctccctcccctttttctctctctctccttttctctctctctctctctccctctccttttctctctctctctctccctctccttttctctctctctctctccctctccttttctctctctctctctctctgaggggagagagacagagaacagcTGGCACTCCAGTATCACGACTCTCCTCCTTTCCGCCCCCCCTTCGTgtgctctcactctctctggtCAGTGCTGACCATCTGCCTGGATGGTTTGTtcgaccccccctccctccctccctccccctccccctccccctgtccTGAGAGGACGACCAGATGCCCTGACCCCTGAACACGTGGACATCTCTGGGACCAAACCAGGTCTCTAAACCACTGTGCTCCACATTACCCATGATCCTTTGCAGCTCCTGTCTGAGtgtttctgctctctgactcgctctgacatcatcacagtgaAGGAAGTTATGTAACGCTGAAACCAACCGCCACAAAGTCAGGAGAGGTTACCACcgcggggggagagagagagtacgtTCTCTCTCAATAACAAACGTTATTTACATCCCTGATCTGATTTCTGTGAGTAAAACATAAGACACAGAATCTGAAACTAAGGAGTGCTAATCTGTTTTTAGATGTCAGACttattgtttcctgtttgtcacaTCAGAGGAGGATAAAGAACAGGGACTCACAGATGATGGCCATGAGGGAGTTGAAGTTGCCGATGTTGAAGCACTCGCGCGCCACGTCGATGAAGAACTCGATGACTCGCGCTCGATGCTTCTTCTTCACGGGCTGCGAGCAAAACATAGAAAGGAGAAATAATCGTTGGCATCGTTCTTCTTCTCTACTCCACTaagaacaaagacacaaaataactgatcaaagaagcagaagaagagaagctCAGCGCCTGCGTATTCAAATGGACGGCGCTTCTCCGTCTCCTCACGTTGTACTGAACTGAACACCAGGCGCTGACATGTTGAGCTGGTGACATCATTTGGAGCCGGGACGTGCTAAAGTGATGCCACGCCCCTTTCTTGAACCCACAGAACACATTAAACTTAAcgataaaaggtcaaaggtcgttCAGGTGTGTCCATACAGTATGACTGTATTGTTAGTTTTCATTACTTTTTATCTCGCCCGTCCTCCTCCGGCgctgcaggagcctcattggtcaacagagctgtcaatcattacGTGACAGCTGatcttttaattgtttttatgttaacTAATTTAAATCCAAACTTCTCAGAAAGATTATCATGATTTAACGGGATAACAGGGTTGAGATTCTACCCATCTGTTgccatggaggaggcggggtttatgagatatactgcagccagtcagcataTAAATACTCTGGCTTCACTCCCAGGGAGGGGGCTTCCCTACGTCCATCTGTATACAGAAGCTGTGGAGCGGCTGCAGCGTTGATGTTGCCTCACggcttctttgtttttgtttttcatttgtgacatttttaagaCTTTCATAACGGCATGTTGTGATGCAATGGCAGCGACTTCCTGTTGACTTCCTGCGCTGCACTTTGCTCTCTCTCCGACTTCCTGCGGTTCACTCACCATGCAGATTTCTGTGGCCACCAGATAACTGAGGCGGTTGAACCACTCCACGTACGCCTCCAGGTTGTTGGCCTTCTTGTGATCGCTGAAGCAgctctgcaacaacaacaacaacaacaacaaggacacGTTTAATCAACAGTTCAGATGAAGGCAGAGCAGACATAgtgctgagggggggggggggggggggggtaaatcagatttcttcttctcctgtttcCCTCATTCAACGCCTGACTGCACCGGGTGAATAAAGCGCTCGGCCTCCCTCTGATCCTCTTCACGTTATTCATGCTGCGTCTTTGTGTCCACGCCTCCTGATCTGATTCCACACATTCCTCTGGCCTTACGACATTcaacccccccgcccccctccccctcccccctcccccccctcccctcctcccccctcccctgaaCATCCCAGGAGTCATTGGAGCGCTGCACACATTGgtattttgatttttatgaGCGGAGTGCAGAGACGTTTCTTAAAGACATAtagatctgtgtttgtgcttcatATGATCTCTGTTCATgatgtgacatcacttcctgtatAACCTCTAACATTTGCAGCACCTCGCGGGGTTAAAGGAGTTCGATGATGACGCTCCAGatgttacagtttttattttacatcatttttaaacCGGATCATTCAGCAAAAAGAATGAAAGCTATTAAAGtcgttattttttattaattagaCCACCTGCAGGAGGTTTGTTCACAAagggttaacacacacacacacacacacacacacacacacacacacacacacactctctctcctcttgtccAAGTGGCTCTTTGGGGGTTTGAAGACGTCCAGCCTGAGGCACAAAGGCAGCCCTAACCCCCCCACTCACCTCAGCTCCACAGAAAAGGGGGCTGTTGCCCAGCAGCCGAACGCCACACAAATGAAACCcaccgccacacacacacacacacacacacacacacacacacaccctttccaAAACAAACCTTGGGCTGCAGCGGTTGCTAAGAGATGAGGTGAAAGCATGGACGTCTCTCCCAGACAGGAAGACGGGATGAATGGAGGAAATCGCAGACGatgtgcctgagtgtgtgtgtgtgtgtgtgtgtgtgtgtgtgtgtgtgtgtgtgtgtgtgtgtgtgtctgtgtgtgtagtagtAGATATTAGTCCTGCTCTTACAGTCTACAGACGCCCTGCCCTCGCTCTGACCCGTGCAGCAGCAggtctgtgtgttgtgtaaaCGTCTCGTCCGTCTGGAGCTGAAACCGgaccgcctctctctctctctctctctctctctctctctctctctctctctctctctctctctctctctctctctctctctctctctctctctctctctctctctctctctctctctctctctctctctctctctctctctctctctctcgaccgCCGCCAAAAAACTAAAGATGACATAACCtctttatctgcagacgttaccttATCGTTGTCCAGAGGGTCTTTCTGGACGAAGGCCTGGACGAATTCTTCAGGCCCGATGTAACTCAGTCTCTCCTGaggaacaaagagaagaagaatcaactcactgcatctttaaaaagaaatgttagaGAAATAACAAACAGGAAGGAAGGAGTCGTCAGGGGTTCTTATAAACATGTAACTAAGGTGATTATGTTTCCAAACCTCAGCCACATATGTTCagattgatcttttttttaacggtTTAATGGTGACATGTTGATGAGAACAAACGTGTGGTCAGACGCTGCTGTTTAAAAATCAATGCTGCGGTCGGGCGGATGTGGGAGGAGCCGAGATGGTGGGTTCACCTCGACCACCATGTTGATTTGCAATCCATCAAACGTGTCAGCTCCGTCCTCGCTCACATGTTCTCTCCTCTAAAGCATCgattctgtctgtttctctctgaggTCACTGGAAAGATCTCGGATTGTTTTTTCAGACGATACAACATCGACATCTCGATTTTCTCTGACGTCTCTCGACTAAAGATCGATGTGATGTAACAATCTGAACAGATCTTTAAAAACAGTCGGTCTCGTTCTACTTCCTCTCGGTTGATGTTTGAAGAGCGAGGAATCAGAATATAAGATTCGTTCTCACCAGTTctatgtgtgtgagctgctgggCGACGGTGAACGGGTCGTTGCAGATGGACAGCATGTCTCTCTGGAGGGTCGCCTGAGGCTTCGCCTTCAGGGCCGACAGTCTCTCCGCCGCCGTGGCGTTGATCTTCACCAGCGCCTCCTCGTACTGACTGAGCACCGTCAGCCTCCGGATCAGACCCTGACTCATCTGACCCACCGCCTTCCTGTACACCTGAGGGACGCCCGGacgagaggagggagagagagagagagagaagcagagggtTAGAATTTTATGTTGAAGAGATTCAACAGTTTTACTGTCGTCTGAAAtccttcagaaaataaaaacatttcatatttcagtttttgtacattttaaatgttttatttttttatttaaattgtactgtgttcactttctgtttgcaatctttgctgctgtaacaccgtaaatttccccgttgtgggataaataaaggattatcttatgaTAAACACTTCAACCAGGTCTTAGAGGTCAAAAGGTCGTCCTGTTTTCCAGGCCTCAGTTAGGTAAGAGTTCCTCTCTGACACACTTTAGGGCTTCAGTTgcataacgtgtgtgtgtgtgtgtgtgtgtgtgtgtgtgtgtgtgtgtgtttttttgtataaacGAGGAGGATCCTGTTCGTGGTCTCTTTACATTCCTTCTCTATGAGCTGACCCAGAAAGTCTCGacccccctttttctttttctcaggaCCACAAACCTCGTCCCTGAACTCTCAGAGTCTGagttctgaaaaacaaaaagtggaggaaagaaaaactcGCAGCTTtaagacggaggaggaggaggagctaaGACAGCGAGCAGAGCGGAGTGTCATCAGTCAGCTGGAAACAAAGACTGATGATGGAGACCAATCAGCTGTGGCTCCCTGGATgttattaaatataaacattccTCGCAGCTCGACATGAATCTCCTTCACGCGCTCGCAGCAGACTCGGGGTAAACACACATCGTCCTCCGTTCCTGCGCAGTCGGAGCGCGGTGAGAAACACCACCGGTGAAAATCACTTCAAAGTCGACCATCTGCCCGAGCTTCTGTCCAAACAGAGAGCGGGATAAAAATAGATCTGTGAGGTAACCGTCACACGCGGAGGGACTCATCAGGACCGCAGGCCGTTACCTATGAGAGGggcccagcagggggcgctgtgtcCGCCCTGGCAGTGACCCTGAGGCGGGCAGACGGTCGCTCCGTACGACTCGAGCGCTCGCTTCTCGCTGTCGTATCTTTCGAAGtcttttttggttttcttggctcagtgatgtcacttcctgtggaGCGACATCTGAGCCACAGCAAAGGCCCCGGGCTGTTTTTCAGCCAATCAGCCGAGCAGAACTAATAAACAGAGAGGATTGTTTATCTACAAACACCATGAGACTGAAATATCTCCAAACCTTCTAAAtaaagaaccccccccccccccccccctgcaggaaggACGCCGCACCTTACGAGGAACTCAGCATGTTTCCACTGCAGAGACCAGGGTCTAAATAAAGACTCTGGGACTTCCTGGTCCAGGTTCAGACTCTCAGAGAGGACCGGGGGCTTTGAAGGGTTTCAGCCTGTAAGTGTTGAACTCGTTCTTCCTGCAGCATGAAGACGACGAACGCAGACACAGAAGGTCTGAGCGTCTGGAAGCGTGGGCCAAAAGTACCCGCTACCTTTTACAGATGTCTTAAAGATGTGGTTGCACCTAGAATGAGTTTGTCACATGACCAGGTCAAGGTTTTCAAGAACTGTTCCAGGTGAAGCAAGTTTTTAAAGACTCAACGTCAGGACTCTTATTCTCTGAAAACAGACGATTTAAGAGATTTGAAATCTGCgtccagtttgtgtttcagatcTCAAGATCTCTGGAGACTCATGAGAAAGGAATCAGTTGCAAAGTCTTTCTGAGAGTAATGGGTGACAAAACCTTAAAAACCTCTGTCTCCTTTTAACCCGTAGTTTACAGTAACCTGGAGCTTCGCTGTTTCTTTCTAAACAAGTCGACATATGAACAGTCAAAATCAGAAAAGTTTGATGTTTTGCAGAGAGTCCTGCAGCTTCGTCTGCAGGGTGGGTATCTAAATCCTCAGGAAACATTAAACAGGAGGGCAGTGAATGCATCATTAAGATTAGGAGGAGTCCTGCCTATGTTGTATAGTCCCTGTTCCATGTTAAATGTCTGAAATCTTTTATATAGATTTGTCCATGTTTGATACTGACTTGCAAAatattttgatgtcttgtttcgattgtttttaaatcccatGTGATCTTTAATTTGCTCCCTGCTGTCgtgagtgtgtttctttgtcctgtttgttcaatatataaaataaaataataaaaaagatgagGAGGAGTAATGTTTAGTCTGCTTCTTGTGTTCCAGGAAGCCGGAGGAGAGTTACATAAAGAGCTGGAGAGCAGGAAGAGGTCGGGTTCAGATCccagctgctgcttcctctctgaCCCGACCGCCGCCTTAATGACAGATCCTGATCCTGAACGTGGTCTGGACCCGACTTTAAACACATGTTCAGGTTTTCTATTCTGGACTCACAGAGCGTCTGGCCCGAGCTCTGCGGTGCTCGCTCTGCATCCCACTCTCTACTTCAAGAGCAGAAGTTCAGTTTGACTTTCCTGCTAAACATTTAGAGATTCTGTGAGAAACAAAGACTTCTGCTGCCGTCTGAAACTTTCAACGCCGAGGTCAGACTGCACGTTATGAGCATGACTGAAGCCAGACCCGACAGACGCAGAGTGCAGGACCCGTCGGCTCTGAGAGTCAGAGGTTTGATCATGTGTAGTCATTTTCTTTACTCTTCTTTCTGGGTGTCATCAAGCCCCGCCCCTCTTACCCCTCACATCACAGCATGAGTGTATGACTCTGACACAGTGAGCATCTCTTTGTTAGAATGCCTGGCGGTGTGTCAcagatcatcatcatcgtcatcatcgtcgtcTGAGAAGAGAATAAATCTCGTCCTGAACATTTGCTCGCAGTCATTTGTCCTCAGAAGCTTCCTGTTAGTCTGGGCGAGCACACGAGGCCGCTCTCATGTCACCTGCAGGGTGTTGAAGATTTATAAAAAGTTTCCTTGTTCACACCCGACAAACATCCAGAGCGCTGAGCATCTCTCTGTCCAACTCATCATCACATACAGAGTCTGCCCCGCCTCCCTCCTCGCCCCCTTTAAGTCCTGGTCTACCAGCCGGTCTGAGCCCGACTCACTGCTGATTGAAGATCAGTTCATGTCATAAACTTCATTTTTACTTCCTGTTGGGTTGAAACATGCAAACTAAAATCTCCTGacgctgtttaaaaaaaagaaagcgtgATGTGGTTTTGAGGGGAAGTCAGAGGAAATGGAGCTCTAAACGAGCGTCTTTACTTTTCAGGTTTGatgttttcacttcctgtttgagctGCGAGTGTTTCTGAGTGTCAGTGAAGACGTTTTGATCTGAAGATGAAATCAGGATCAATCCTCACGCCTGGTTTATTGATGAGTCATcttaaacacacagtgtgtgtgtgtgtgtgtgtgtgtgtgtgtgactttagtgtgtgtgtgtgtgtgtgtgtgtgtgtgtgtgtgtgtgtgtgtgtgtgtgtgtgtgtgtgtgtgtgtgtgtgtgtgtgtgtgtgtgactttagtgtgtgtgtgtgtgtgtgtgtgtgtgtgactttagtgtgtgtgtgtgtgtgtgtgactttagtgtgtgtgtgtgtgtgtgtgtgtgtgtgtgtgtgtgtgagtgtgactttagtgtgtgtgtgtgtgtgtgtgtgtgtgtgtgactttagtgtgtgtgtgtgtgcgtgtgtgtgactttagtgtgtgtgtgtgagtgtgactttagtgtgtgtgtgtgtgtgtgtgtgactttagtgtgtgtgtgtgtgtgtttttctcgtATTGAGCGATGAAGGAGGAcagatgggtgtgtgtgtcctccatcAATGTCTGAAGCCTCCACAcccctacatacacacacacacacacacacacacacactaaagtcacacacacacacacacacacacacacacacacacacacacactaaagtcacacacacacacacacacacacacacacactaaagtcacacacacacacacacacacacacacacacacacactaaagtcacacacacacacacacactaaagtcacacacacacacagacacacacacacacactaaagtcacacacacacacacacacacacactaaagtcacacacacacacacacacacacacacacacacacacacacacagacacacacacacacacacacagagacacacacacacacacacacagagacacacacacacacagacacacacacacacacacacacacacacacacagagacacacacacacacagacacacacacacacacacacacacacacacacacacagagacacacacacacacagacacacacacacacacacacacacacacacacacacagagacacacacacacacagacacacacacacacacacacacacacacacacacacacacacacagagacacacacacacacagacacacacacacacacacacacacacacacacagagacacacacacacacacacacacacacagacacacacacacacagagacacacacacacacacacacacacacacacacacagacacacacacacacacacacacacacacacacagacacacacacacacacacacacacacacacacacacagacacacacacacacacacacacacacagacacacacacacacacacacacacacacacacacacagagagacacacacacacacacacacacacacacacacacacacacacacacacagacacacacacacacacacagagacacacacacagagacacacacacacacacacacacacacagacacacacacacacacagacacacacacacacacagagacacacacacacacacacacacacacacacacacacagacacacacacacacacacacacacacacacagacacacacacacacacacacacacacacacacacacacacacacacacacacacacacaccttcctctGCAGAAATCAGACGTGCAGGAAGCTGCTTCTGATAACTAAACACATCATCTGTTCCACTCCTGCAGAATCATCgatcactttcttttttttttaaatgcatgaaaCGTCGTTCTAAAAGAGGGAGGAGCTCTTACCTCGTCTCCGGTGGCGAGCCGGTGCGTCAGCTCCTTCAGactcctcatcatcctctcGTCTCTGAAGTCGTAGGGGAACGTCTCGGTCCACTCGGCCAGCAGCTGCAGGATCTTCGGGGTGATCTTTCGGACTCTCagctgaagatgaagaagagtttAAAACAGAATCAGAGAAAGTCTCATTTTGTGCAGCAGGAACATGACAGTGATGAGGATGACATTAAAAGTTtaaaggatgatttttttttgtgcacaccTTGTCAGCCTGGGGGTCGCTGAGTCTCTGCTGCTCCATGCACAGCTGACACACTTTGGACATGAGCTCATACGGGTGGATGAAGAGGCGAGAGCTGAGCAGGAAGGTGAAGATGTACGTCctctgtggagagaaaagaaaagaagaaacttcaAATCCATCATTCCATTTAGAGATgaacaacatttaaatgaaatatgtcCGAGGCTttgatgaaaaaagaagaagaagaaaaccctCACATCTGGATAGTAGTCCACGGTGGGGACCAGGTGGTGAATGAGGGCCTCCAGGGAGCCGGACGCCAggtggttgtcatggtaataGAGGCCGGGGAAGCCCTCGTCTTTGCTCTGGAACAGGTTCTTGTTGTAGCTGCTGGTGTTCAGCTGCCCGCTGAAGGGAGGAGTCTGAGGCATGATgtcctgcagagacaaacacagggACAGTCAGAGAGGGACGTTTGACCGCaagacagacacacgcacacacacacacacacacacacacacacgcacgctccTCCTCGTCTGGATCCCGAGCTCTCTGGGTTTGAGTCAGACGTGGAGATGGTTTAGGTAAATCTAACTGTGGTTGAGGCACGCAGCAGCTTCATGATCATCTGcttcacagtttaaaaaaacattagtttGACTGGGAATTGAACCCGTAACCACAGAAAACCATGAAACGACAGGGGGTTAAACTTTCCTTCAGGCTAATTGTTCATCATCTGATAAGCAGCGACTGTCGGTTCAGGAGCTGCAGAGATTAGAGCATGCATGAGCAgactcatttctttttttagatttatgttTTTAGAACAAAACGTTTTAACCTTTTGCGTTCAACGTGAGGCTCCGCTGCCTCTCGTCGTCCTTtataacaaacaaaagaagagtcTTTGGGTCATCCAGAGCTTTGGGAAAGTCCTGTTTGATTCACTGTCTGAACTAAACTATGACTTGATGATTCATGGATCAATGCAGCTCTTcttcaaaatgatcaaattcTCAGAAATCAAAAGTGAAGGTTTCTCCTgactcacacagagctgctg
The window above is part of the Labrus mixtus unplaced genomic scaffold, fLabMix1.1 SCAFFOLD_159, whole genome shotgun sequence genome. Proteins encoded here:
- the LOC132968567 gene encoding ras-GEF domain-containing family member 1B-A-like — its product is MPQTPPFSGQLNTSSYNKNLFQSKDEGFPGLYYHDNHLASGSLEALIHHLVPTVDYYPDRTYIFTFLLSSRLFIHPYELMSKVCQLCMEQQRLSDPQADKLRVRKITPKILQLLAEWTETFPYDFRDERMMRSLKELTHRLATGDEVYRKAVGQMSQGLIRRLTVLSQYEEALVKINATAAERLSALKAKPQATLQRDMLSICNDPFTVAQQLTHIELERLSYIGPEEFVQAFVQKDPLDNDKSCFSDHKKANNLEAYVEWFNRLSYLVATEICMPVKKKHRARVIEFFIDVARECFNIGNFNSLMAIISGMNMSPVSRLKKTWSKVKTAKFDILEHQMDPSSNFYNYRTSLRGATQRSITANSSREKVRRRG